From the Pelecanus crispus isolate bPelCri1 chromosome 29, bPelCri1.pri, whole genome shotgun sequence genome, the window AggacccccagcagcagcagcagccccgggcccAGTCCCGCCGCCAtggctccgctccgctccgcacGGACCCGCGAGCCGCGCCCCGGCTCAAATCCCGGCtcaagccccgcccctccccgcgattggcgccgccgccgcccgccggccaATGGCAGCCCGAGCCGCCTCGGACGTCACCGGGCGCGGGGCAGATCCCGGCTCCGCAGGTTGCGAAGCGAAAGCGAAAGCGGCggaggcagcggggggggcgggggagggggaggggtggggaccACGGTCACGATCGTCAGCGCCGGTTGCGAGGCCGCAGAGCGGGAGCTTCCCCCCGGCGCCTCCTAGCAGAGCTTCCCCGTGCCCatcgccgcggccccggcccagccccacCGCAGGGACACCGACACGTGGCCGGTTCCCCTGAAAAGCTGACCGGGCCCCCTCAAccccctcttttccctttttatcaTCACGACCGACACGACACAGCCTGGAATACTTCGCGTTACTTTGGGTCATCTGCCTGCTTGCGTCCCCTCGCAacctcctctgcagcccccgTCTATTCGCTGGGGGGCcgagtgagaaacagagaaggcctcGAGGCTGTGCCAAGGCTGCCCGGGTCCATCGCTGCGTTACCCACGCTGCTTTGGCCACAACTCCCAAACGCCGCAGCGCATGGGGCGCCATGAAGAAAATCGACTCtagcccagccaaaaccagcgcAGCCCTCGACCCGAGGCTGCGAGAGCAGCCCAGGCACCGGGAGAggggctcctccccgggctgcaggtcGATATCTACTCCACCATGGAtctccatgggtgcagggacACAGCCTGTGTCACACCCTGGTCTGCACCATGGGCTGCTGGGGAacctctgctccggtgcctggagcacctcctcccctccttcgCTCACGTTGGTGTCTGAAGGTCATTGCgctcacattttctcactcctctctccagctgctgttgcacagcagggtttttcccccttcttaactaCGTGatcccagaggcgctgccaccATCAcgatgggcttggccttggccagcagcgagTCCCtcctggagccggctggaagCAGCTCCATCCAACACGGGGGCAGCTGTTGGcttcttctcacagaagccacccccgCAGTCCCCCGCTACCAAAcccttgccacgcaaacccaacgCAGTCCCCAGCACGGGAAAGGACCTTTTGCCCTACCACCTCTGTCACGTGCTTCCCATCAgagctccaggcttgctgcagaGATATGGTCAGCACTGTGAGCAGCTTGAACTCCTTGAGATCACGGTCGTTCAGGAACAGACAAGGTTCTTGGCCATGCACCACAATCCtgcaagaagaaggaaagacacCGCTGGTACCATCGGGTTAGCGGCTGTCCCCTCAAGCACCTGGAGGAGATGAGTGCTGCCTGCAAgggacagccccagcacacACGTCCCACCAGGACCCTGCCCGGCCCACTGCAGGACGGTCGCCCCACGGCCCCGGATCACAACGGGACTCACGTCTGGTTGAAGCTGCTACCATCCACCCACTCCAGGCGCTCGCCCCGTCTCCGCAGCCCAACCCAGTAATCATCGCTGCCCTTGAGGCGCAAGACAAACTCCTGGGTAGGAAAGAGAGAAGCCAACAGTCGGgacctgctgccagccccacgcgAGTCactgtcccagccccacgctgctcCCTGCCGGCCTCgcaggcagccccggccccgcactgCTACCCCCGGCCGTGGCacggcagcagctcccacccaAGGGCTGCTCCAGCAAGCTCCAGAGGCTTCTCAAGGAGCTCACCAGCACGGCCAGCGGTGctgttcctgctctgctctgccccagccctgctctgctcgGGGGCCAGCCGAGCACCGCAGATGGGCAGACGCGCCCTGGGCTCCACGCTGCACCCcgtgcctccctccctgcctgccaggccccagcccacagctgcatCTCTGGCCCTACAAGCACCTCTcgcctgcccagcaccacccccaCGCCTGCACCCCACCCAGAACCCCCCGTCACCCCCACGCAGCCACAACAGCCCCCCACTCACCATCTCCCACCCCATCTTGAGCACGGCC encodes:
- the LOC142596272 gene encoding C-type lectin domain family 2 member B-like isoform X2; amino-acid sequence: MAGRHGGNPDLPAAGVLGCPEGWVGYRKVCYYLSTEKGSWEQSQEQCSSLGASLAVLKMGWEMEFVLRLKGSDDYWVGLRRRGERLEWVDGSSFNQTIVVHGQEPCLFLNDRDLKEFKLLTVLTISLQQAWSSDGKHVTEVVGQKVLSRAGDCVGFAWQGFGSGGLRGWLL
- the LOC142596272 gene encoding C-type lectin domain family 2 member B-like isoform X1 — protein: MAGRHGGNPDLPAAGVLGCPEGWVGYRKVCYYLSTEKGSWEQSQEQCSSLGASLAVLKMGWEMEFVLRLKGSDDYWVGLRRRGERLEWVDGSSFNQTGVFPSSCRIVVHGQEPCLFLNDRDLKEFKLLTVLTISLQQAWSSDGKHVTEVVGQKVLSRAGDCVGFAWQGFGSGGLRGWLL